ATATTAAATGCCATTTTAATTACCCTGCTCTATCTTATAGTTGCAGCGATCCAGGTCCCTCCTCTTGTAAAAAACAAAAAAATTAGAGAACTGGTGGCATACACACTAGTTCTCTCCCTGGCATACGTTTTGAGCATCATCCAGGTATTTGGAATAAGAATCAAAAACCCGGATCAGCTCATCACCTGGATCTCCAGGATTTTTTAATGCGTAGGTCGGTTGCACTATTGACTCCATATGGCTCAAGTGCCCATATACAAGCCATACTTCATCATCCCCTACACTTATAAAATATACCAGATATGCCAATATGTCAAGAGAAGATTCATTTTTTAACCATGCAATAAAATTTATGCACTATTTCTATATCTCCGGCTCGCAAATCTTTCGCATATCTTATCCTGTTAAATGCCGAAGCCACATCGCGAAAGTTTATCTCGTATTCCAGATGCTTTGAAACCCTATCAGCAAATTCCAAAACCGTTTCGCCCGTACGCTTTACAAAGCCTTTTTTTGCTAGTGCATGTAATATCCCTTCAAATTGCCATATAGCCCTTTCCCTTGGATCCATATGCGCTATAAGTTTCTTTTTCTTTATTATAATGCTTGATACTATTGAAACTATCAGTATAAAAAACAGGAAGATAAATATATACATGGCTTTAAGATTTGTTTTCCCGTTGTATTCGCTTTTACTTTTCAAGCGTGCAAAATCTTTTTTGTTTGCTGCTATATCGGTTTTGTTATCTTTCACATTGTGTTCACTATTATTATCTATCACAGAAGTCGATGGTGTAACGCTATTATTAGCATAAATATTCATGTACCAATCGGTCATACCATTAGGTCCTACCATCCATGGTGAATTGCTACTCGAGTAACTAGCCTCAAAATACAAAGGCAGGTAAAAGGGTGTGGGTTCGAAGTTTATCCAACCATAACCCGGGAAATATGCCTCAACCCATGCATGAGCTGATGCGTTGGTAACCGGTTTATAATCTTCTTTTATATTTTCATCACCAGTTGATTGGTACACAAAACCAGTCACATATCTCGCTGGAATACCTATACTTCTAAGCATGACAGTCATGGCTGACGCATAGTAAGTGCAGTAGCCCTTTTTTAAATCAAACAAAAAGTAATCGGTAAAATCCCTATTGGAAGGCGCCGCCGGAACATTTAAGTCATAACTAAATTGTCTGAGGTAAGTTTGTATAGCCATGGCCTTTTCAAAAGGCGAATCATATATACCAGTTAGCTGACGCGCTAAATCCTTTACTCTTTGCGGCAACTCCTCCGGGAGCTGTAGATATTTCTTCATGTCACTGGGTACTTTTAGAGATTTATAAGTTTTCATCTCCTTTGGATCTACTATAGGTTGAAAAAAATGTAACGGTATATTTAAAGCCGCTACTCACCTGGCCGTTATAGCGTAATTGCATGTCCTCATCGTTTATAAAAGTGCCATCAGGTATTTTTACATATATAGGTTGTAAAGCGCTAAAAAGCACGTTTGTCTTTATTTGACCCTCCATTATTTCAATAGAGATATTCCTACCTCTGACATTTTTACTATAGGTCAATGGTATGATTCCATCTCTGTTTACTGTCCATTTTTCATGGCTATTCTTCCATGTTTTTCCGTCATATGTATCGTAGACCGCACCTCTTAAATAAAGGCTTTCCGCGGTTGTCTTTACATAAAACACTACCCGATCGTCAGCAACAGCAGGCCCACCTAAGCGTTGAGGCCCCTCAGAAAAACCCGTAGTCGCAGGTCCTGCAATATCACCGCCGCGCCATGTCCTCACTATTGGAAACGTATCTTGAACCCATTGGTCAAGCGGTTGCCAGGAAACAGGCTTCACATTCACAGGCATAATGTGAAATGTACCCATTATTACCACAGACGCTATAAGTCCCCAACCGATTATACCTGTATCCACCACCTGATCAGGACACTTTGCTACCGCATAATATATCAGGCTCACGGCGATAAAATATAACATGTACGTATACGCATGGTCTACAAAACCATACCATTGAATAGCAAAAATACATATACCTGTGCCAACAGCTATATAAAATGCCTTCAATTTAACCACAAAAGCATATATCGTGAAAGATATCACAGCATACATAAATATAGAAAGCGGTATTATATAACTATTTATTTGTTCATTCCCAGATGCATAAGCAATAGACCAGTTTATGAAATTTTTTACATATTTTGATTTTTCCCCATACAAGTATGGATATGCCGTAAAAGCAAACACATAACCAGCTAAAGCAAGGCTATACCACGGGTATTTTAAAATACCCACGGCCAGCAGCACAAAGATTATTGTAAAAAACAACACGGCAACCGGTGCATAAGGCGATGCAAGGCCTTTAGATATAGACATATTTATTATAAATGCCATAGAAATCGATAAAATAAACATAATCCATTTCTTTGCCAATTTGTTACAACCCCTTTAGGTTTTTACATACAAAGTTTTTACATTTATGCCGCTGCTGTTTAAAAAAGTTATATCATTTAAATTCTTAGGTATTTTTTCTGTCCGGCATATTAAGAAAAGCATAACGCCAAAACCCTTGGCCTTTAGAAACATAAGTCTATTGATCAGATCTGTATCCAAATTTGGCGTAATTATCGATATAGAATTGCCTGTGTATGAAACACCCTCATGACTTTTTATAACATCTGAAATTTTTACATCCTCTTTGGGTTCTAGCAATATTATCTGATCCATCACATCTGTAAACTGGTAGAAACCTTTGGCTTCAATGACGTTCCTGGAAGTTATAACCTGTACCGGTATTCCCATATCAAAACAATACCTTATAAGCGATGCACAACATTCCATGGCCATCTCGTCAATCTTTTCATCAAGATAATGGTGCTCATATCTATCAAAAAAAATACTCATGGCATTGTCTGCTAATTGATCAAATTTTTTAACATATAGTTCAGCTTTTTTTGCAGATGTCCTCCAATGGATTTTTTTTAAACTGTCCCCGGATACATATTTTCTAATATCTGCTATACTGGTATAATCTTCATACATCTGGTCATTTACTGTAATTCTGCCAAACTGCTGATGGGCTTTCAATGGCAAGTTCTTCAGAGGTATAAGCCCTGGATATACCTTTATTTTTACGTACTCCTTTATATTTTGGGAATATGTGAAGATTCTAAAACCATCTTTCACATCCACTTTTATTGGCCCTAACCTATACACCCCATAACGAACGGGCACAAATTTTTTATCCACCACTCTGTTTTCCAGAGGATGTAAAGTAGAATCAAGCATCAAACCTAAAAAACTTTCGCTTATCGTCACATATGGATAAAAGACAGGATAAGTGTTCTTTACAGTCAATCTTATAATAGTCTCTTCACCAACAGTCAAGCGGTCTTTTTCAATTTCCAAACGACAGGTAATACCTCTGTACGACGTTATACACCATACTCCTGAAATCAAGATCGTAAACACATATATATAAAATAAGGAATAAGTAAAAGGCCCTCCTGTAAAAAGAGCTATCAAAAAAAGACATGCCATCAAGCAAAAGACATAAATATATCTTTTACGGAGAGGACGCCATAAGTTTTTAAGCATAATCTCTCACCACAGGAACACTAACTTCGTTTAACAATTCTTTTAAGAGCTCTTCATTATTCATACCTTTTAATCTGTATTCCGGCTTTAGTACTATCCTATGAGATAGTAGAGATATTGCCAGCAATTTTACGTCATCTGGTATCACATAGTCGCGATCGTTTATAAGAGCATTGGCTTGAGCTGCTTTCGCCAGCATAAGGGACGCCCTGGGACTTGCTCCTAGATAAACGTATTGATTATCTCTCGTCCTCTGCACGATATTCACAATATATGTGAGAATACTATCATGCACGTAAACCTGGCTCACGCTTTTTTTTAGCTCCCTAAGCTCTTCTACAGTCATGACCGGGGTAATTTCTTTTAGCACATCCTGTTCTATGAATCTTTTGATAATCGCCTTCTCTTCCCAGTGATCGGGATAGCCCATAGATATCTTCATCATAAACCTGTCCAGCTGAGACTCTGGCAAAGGATATGTACCTTCGTATTCTATAGGATTCTGTGTGGCCAATACCATAAAAGGATCGTCAACAGAATATGTATTGCCGTCCACCGTAACCTGCCCTTCTTCCATAACTTCCAACAAACTAGACTGGGTTTTAGGCGATGCCCTGTTTATTTCATCAGCTAATATTATCTGACTAAAAATAGGACCTTTTTTAAACTCAAAATCATGCGTTTTTTGATTAAATACTGACGCTCCTGTTATATCCGACGGAAGAATGTCCGGCGTAAACTGAATTCTGCTAAAAGAGCAGTTGAGCGATTTAGCAAGCGCTTTCACCAATGTGGTCTTACCCACCCCTGGCATGTCCTCTATCAATACGTGCCCACCGGATAAAAGAGCAATGATCATGAGCCTTATCGTTGATTCTTTTCCGACAATGACTTTCTGGATGTTGTTAATCAGTTTCGCTACATCAAATTTGTAACTTATAGTTCTCCCCCCTGTGTGACGATTTAAAAGCTACTGCTTTTACAAAATTATAGCACATTCGCCTGTAAAAAGCAAAAGGGCAACTATAACAGTTACCCTTGTTACGACTTATAATTATCTCCAAATTCTTTTTTATATCGCTCAATGGCCTTTCTTATAATCTCAATGGCTTCTTTTTTCCCATAAACCTCTTTGACGCTGGTTTCCTTATGCTCTAGTTCCTTATAAACCTCAAAAAAGTGGGATATTTCTTGCATGATATGGGGAGGCAAATCGTATATATCCTCATATACATTAAAAGCAGGATCTTTTACCGGCACAGCTATGATCTTTTCGTCTATATCCTCATCGTCTATCATCTTGATTGCACCAATAGGATAGCACTCAACCAGAATCAATGGATCCAGCTCTTCCTGACACAGTACCAGGACATCCAGTGGGTCTCCATCTTCAGAATATGTCCTGGGAATGAACCCGTAGTTAGCAGGATAATGGGTTGAGGTATACAAAATCCTATCCAGTTTTATATACCCTGTTTCTTTATCCAGTTCGTATTTTTTCTTGCTGCCCGCGGATATCTCTATAACAGCTATAAATCTTTCTGGTGCTATTCTATCGCTGCGTATGTCATGCCAGATGCTCATATCTAACCTCCTATGATTATTTTAACCATCCACGATTAATTTTATCATATTTCTTGCTAAATATCGACGAGTACGCTCCTGGCCCTTTCTAAAACCTGCTCAGGCGTAGCTACACCTGTAGTACCTATCTGCTGTATAGTTATTGACGCGACGATATTGCCTATTAAAGCCGCATCTTGAGGAAGCAAACCTGCACACATAGCTGCTACCGTGCCGGCAGTAGTACTATCACCGGCACCTACGATATCTATGGGGCCTTCTACTTTTATAGCAGGAACTTTTACAGTTTTTTCACCGCTGACGACCATCTGGCCTTTTTCACCCATTGTGATAAAAACTGTCCTGCCCGTTTTGTTCCCAAGCTTTTTAGCGTATTCTTCAACCTCATTTTCACTAATGTCATCAGCATTTTTGCCAAATACCTTCATGAGTTCATGGACATTACACTTAACCATTATGTCAGTAAAATCACCGATATACGCCCTGGAATCCGCATATATGATAAAGTCTTTTTTGTTACGTCCCAGCTCGGAAATTGCCTTTTTCACCCTAGCCGTTACCACGCCACAATCCTTTTCGGTCACCTGATCCAGCACTATCACGGCATCTACCAGAGGCGATAGATCGTAAAGCCTCTCTATCACCTGATCCTCCAATTCTTTAGGAGTCGGCGTCCAGTTCTTTATATCCAGCCTGTTCATTTCTGTTTCTACTCCATTTTCAAGGCTCATGGGTTTAGTATAAGTGGGCGTAACCCTATATGGAGTTTTAATAAGCCCACTGGTATCTGCTTTAATTGCTTTTAATCCCTTTTCCAGGTCGTACCCCTCGCCATCTTCGCCGATAATACCCAGTGTTATAACTCTTCCCACTCCCAATGCTTTCAAATTGTTAACCACCGTACCTGCAGCTCCAGGACTCAACCTCTTATTGACTACCTGGTACGCCGTAAGACCTGTTTCCAGGGACGGTTCATCCTTTGCTCTATCTACTATCAGGTATTTATCTAAGAAGTAATCTCCTACGACTAAAATAGAAATTTCGGGAAATTTTGATACCGTTTTTTCCACATCCTCATAAATCAATTGACTTCACCACTTTCTGCTTTTACTAATAATTTGCACGCCAGATTGCTAATTGTGGCCCTATGATCTCCTTGAATGTAATAGCTTTCTCCTCCATCACTGACAGTCCTGACCAGGATGGTCTTCCATGGTCTGAAATAATAGCGGGGATCAGATTTCGGCGGCTGTTCCCTATAATTCGTCTGTTCCAAAGGTAAAAGATCAAAGACCGCTGTGGTAAAATGAGCTATAGTACGCCCTTCCTGTAACGCTACATTCCGCGCCATAGACAATGCCTTTAAATACACTTCGGGCCCTGTAACCGCTGACCCAAAATCTATAAAAACCCCGCCTTCCAGATTAGTGATGGATTGAGCAAAAATGAGAAAATCGCGATAAGATGCTTCCCCCAGAGCAGCCCCATCGCAGTTAGGATGCTCGTGGATGATATCAAGACCTATACCCACATGGACTGTGACAGGAACCTGCATGCGATAGCCCGCTGCCAGAAGGCTTATATCTTTATAAGGGAAATTTCCGATTTCTATCATCTTTCCGATGGCTTCCCCCAGCCCAATCTTTTCTCTTACAGCCATCTTCGCCGCTTCGTTTATCTGTCCTGTTTCTTTCCAAAGGCCAAATTGCCCTTCCCTTATATACCTTGCCACGCTTTCTGTAGTGGCTCCGATCAAGCTGAATTCAAAATCATGTATAGCTCCAGCTCCATTCAGTGCAAAATGGGTTACAAGCCCTTTTTTCATCAACTCTATCAAAAAACGTGAAACCCCTGACCGTATAACATGGGCTCCCATCATAAATATCACAGCAGAACCCCTATCTCTGGCCTTCAATATGCGATCAACCAAAACGTCTATATGAGGATGATTGAATGCAGGTATCTCTCCATCTAGCTGAAGCATGCAGTTTAAATCCAGGTCATGTTCTCTCTCTGATAACGGTTTCAGTCTTAACTTGCTCCTATCAAACTCTTTATACGGCATTAGCCCTCCCCTTCTTTCTAAAAATTTTA
This DNA window, taken from Caldanaerobius fijiensis DSM 17918, encodes the following:
- a CDS encoding DUF4129 domain-containing transglutaminase family protein, whose product is MKTYKSLKVPSDMKKYLQLPEELPQRVKDLARQLTGIYDSPFEKAMAIQTYLRQFSYDLNVPAAPSNRDFTDYFLFDLKKGYCTYYASAMTVMLRSIGIPARYVTGFVYQSTGDENIKEDYKPVTNASAHAWVEAYFPGYGWINFEPTPFYLPLYFEASYSSSNSPWMVGPNGMTDWYMNIYANNSVTPSTSVIDNNSEHNVKDNKTDIAANKKDFARLKSKSEYNGKTNLKAMYIFIFLFFILIVSIVSSIIIKKKKLIAHMDPRERAIWQFEGILHALAKKGFVKRTGETVLEFADRVSKHLEYEINFRDVASAFNRIRYAKDLRAGDIEIVHKFYCMVKK
- a CDS encoding DUF3488 domain-containing protein gives rise to the protein MAKKWIMFILSISMAFIINMSISKGLASPYAPVAVLFFTIIFVLLAVGILKYPWYSLALAGYVFAFTAYPYLYGEKSKYVKNFINWSIAYASGNEQINSYIIPLSIFMYAVISFTIYAFVVKLKAFYIAVGTGICIFAIQWYGFVDHAYTYMLYFIAVSLIYYAVAKCPDQVVDTGIIGWGLIASVVIMGTFHIMPVNVKPVSWQPLDQWVQDTFPIVRTWRGGDIAGPATTGFSEGPQRLGGPAVADDRVVFYVKTTAESLYLRGAVYDTYDGKTWKNSHEKWTVNRDGIIPLTYSKNVRGRNISIEIMEGQIKTNVLFSALQPIYVKIPDGTFINDEDMQLRYNGQVSSGFKYTVTFFSTYSRSKGDENL
- a CDS encoding DUF58 domain-containing protein, whose translation is MEIEKDRLTVGEETIIRLTVKNTYPVFYPYVTISESFLGLMLDSTLHPLENRVVDKKFVPVRYGVYRLGPIKVDVKDGFRIFTYSQNIKEYVKIKVYPGLIPLKNLPLKAHQQFGRITVNDQMYEDYTSIADIRKYVSGDSLKKIHWRTSAKKAELYVKKFDQLADNAMSIFFDRYEHHYLDEKIDEMAMECCASLIRYCFDMGIPVQVITSRNVIEAKGFYQFTDVMDQIILLEPKEDVKISDVIKSHEGVSYTGNSISIITPNLDTDLINRLMFLKAKGFGVMLFLICRTEKIPKNLNDITFLNSSGINVKTLYVKT
- a CDS encoding AAA family ATPase, translating into MSYKFDVAKLINNIQKVIVGKESTIRLMIIALLSGGHVLIEDMPGVGKTTLVKALAKSLNCSFSRIQFTPDILPSDITGASVFNQKTHDFEFKKGPIFSQIILADEINRASPKTQSSLLEVMEEGQVTVDGNTYSVDDPFMVLATQNPIEYEGTYPLPESQLDRFMMKISMGYPDHWEEKAIIKRFIEQDVLKEITPVMTVEELRELKKSVSQVYVHDSILTYIVNIVQRTRDNQYVYLGASPRASLMLAKAAQANALINDRDYVIPDDVKLLAISLLSHRIVLKPEYRLKGMNNEELLKELLNEVSVPVVRDYA
- a CDS encoding inorganic diphosphatase, encoding MSIWHDIRSDRIAPERFIAVIEISAGSKKKYELDKETGYIKLDRILYTSTHYPANYGFIPRTYSEDGDPLDVLVLCQEELDPLILVECYPIGAIKMIDDEDIDEKIIAVPVKDPAFNVYEDIYDLPPHIMQEISHFFEVYKELEHKETSVKEVYGKKEAIEIIRKAIERYKKEFGDNYKS
- a CDS encoding bifunctional heptose 7-phosphate kinase/heptose 1-phosphate adenyltransferase, yielding MIYEDVEKTVSKFPEISILVVGDYFLDKYLIVDRAKDEPSLETGLTAYQVVNKRLSPGAAGTVVNNLKALGVGRVITLGIIGEDGEGYDLEKGLKAIKADTSGLIKTPYRVTPTYTKPMSLENGVETEMNRLDIKNWTPTPKELEDQVIERLYDLSPLVDAVIVLDQVTEKDCGVVTARVKKAISELGRNKKDFIIYADSRAYIGDFTDIMVKCNVHELMKVFGKNADDISENEVEEYAKKLGNKTGRTVFITMGEKGQMVVSGEKTVKVPAIKVEGPIDIVGAGDSTTAGTVAAMCAGLLPQDAALIGNIVASITIQQIGTTGVATPEQVLERARSVLVDI